One Bacteroidota bacterium genomic region harbors:
- a CDS encoding gliding motility-associated C-terminal domain-containing protein produces MRFSSIPLLLTLLLLAALATHAQPTVQWDKTLRGQVGGASIQPTIRQTMDGGLIVGGSSDAQAGNLKSEDSRSFGNYDFWVIKLDVNRDKEWDKTLGGIGHDNLSCLQQTADGGYILAGQSGSDIGFEKSENNRGAGDYWVVKLDENGNRKWDKTFGGNKDDLLTSVQQTADGGYILGGYSISDADIAGGKSENSRGDFDYWVLKLDANGNMQWDKTLGGSGADRLSSLQQTNDGGYILGGYSSSNADNEKSENSRGSGDFWIVKLDGNGNRQWDKTLGGAAGDFLMALRQTADGGYIVGGQSWSEAGYEKSESPRGGIGDNDWWIVKLDANGSKQWDRTLGGYNAEGFSALQQTADGGYLLGGSSMSSAGGDKREDRRGGTDYWVVRLDADGIKLWDKTIGGTDEDKLSFLQQTSDGGYILAGESGSDIGFEKSEKSWGVFASDYWIVKLCDTPPKPELGPDRPWCRWTDQNANDPAYPPAANNPVLTGPAGSLLAYRWWRNGSELTSQTNRTLPIDKPGEYVLEVKNGCGNTARDTVILTRYDEVQPFSLTSTSEPRLCPGETQTWVGPSGDFAYTWEWARDPDFSQVIATTRQIALTQPGTYRLTAIDSCGNYYRDSVVITQQADPSTLSLNLPPLYDRCLQASSPLQLPADLGLAYRWTSEDGSLLSEEPVFLPPSGQGGTLTLQISDRCGRSATAKVEVIDPEASAVHRWGTAFSPNADGLHDTYPPASYLDGAYRLQVFNRWGQLVYTGSQPWRGTDGNTDAPEGSYVVHIQVPDCQGGTRELIRTVTVIR; encoded by the coding sequence ATGCGCTTCTCTTCCATCCCCCTCCTGCTTACCCTGCTGCTGCTAGCGGCCCTGGCCACCCACGCCCAGCCCACCGTACAGTGGGACAAAACCCTGCGCGGACAGGTTGGTGGGGCAAGTATTCAACCTACTATAAGACAGACGATGGACGGGGGTCTCATTGTGGGGGGCAGTTCTGATGCGCAGGCAGGTAACCTGAAAAGTGAAGACAGCCGTTCGTTTGGTAATTACGATTTCTGGGTGATTAAACTAGATGTGAACAGGGACAAAGAGTGGGATAAAACATTGGGGGGAATTGGACATGATAATCTCAGTTGCCTGCAGCAGACCGCCGACGGCGGCTACATCCTGGCAGGCCAATCCGGGTCTGATATAGGTTTTGAAAAAAGCGAAAATAACCGGGGCGCTGGAGACTACTGGGTGGTAAAGCTGGATGAAAATGGAAACAGGAAGTGGGACAAAACCTTCGGAGGAAACAAGGACGATTTGCTAACTTCTGTGCAGCAGACTGCTGATGGCGGGTATATCCTGGGGGGATATTCTATTTCCGATGCAGATATAGCCGGCGGGAAAAGCGAAAATAGCCGGGGCGATTTCGACTACTGGGTGCTAAAACTGGACGCGAATGGAAACATGCAGTGGGACAAAACCCTGGGCGGAAGCGGCGCTGATCGGCTCAGTTCCCTACAACAGACCAATGACGGCGGTTATATCCTGGGGGGATACTCCTCTTCTAATGCAGACAATGAAAAAAGTGAGAACAGCAGAGGCAGTGGTGACTTCTGGATAGTCAAGCTGGATGGGAACGGAAATAGGCAGTGGGACAAAACCCTGGGCGGTGCTGCGGGAGACTTTCTTATGGCCCTGCGGCAGACGGCCGACGGCGGCTATATAGTGGGAGGGCAATCCTGGTCTGAGGCGGGCTACGAGAAGAGCGAAAGCCCACGCGGAGGGATAGGCGATAACGACTGGTGGATCGTCAAGCTGGACGCAAATGGAAGCAAACAATGGGACAGAACCCTGGGTGGATATAACGCTGAGGGTTTTAGTGCCTTACAGCAAACAGCCGACGGCGGCTACCTATTGGGTGGTTCTTCGATGTCTAGTGCCGGTGGAGACAAGCGGGAAGATAGACGTGGCGGTACAGATTATTGGGTAGTGAGGCTAGACGCAGACGGAATAAAGCTATGGGATAAAACGATAGGTGGCACTGATGAGGATAAGCTGTCCTTCCTACAGCAGACATCCGACGGCGGCTACATCCTGGCAGGTGAATCCGGGTCTGATATAGGTTTTGAAAAAAGCGAAAAAAGTTGGGGAGTGTTTGCCTCGGACTACTGGATCGTCAAGCTATGCGACACCCCCCCCAAGCCCGAGCTAGGCCCCGACCGCCCCTGGTGCCGCTGGACAGACCAGAACGCCAACGACCCCGCCTATCCCCCCGCTGCCAATAACCCTGTGCTGACCGGGCCCGCAGGTAGCCTGCTTGCTTACAGGTGGTGGCGGAATGGCAGCGAGCTGACCAGCCAAACGAATCGCACCCTGCCAATCGATAAGCCCGGCGAGTATGTACTCGAAGTAAAAAACGGCTGCGGCAACACCGCCCGCGACACCGTCATCCTCACCCGCTATGACGAGGTGCAGCCCTTCAGCCTCACCAGCACCAGCGAGCCCCGCCTCTGCCCCGGCGAGACCCAAACCTGGGTAGGCCCCAGCGGCGACTTTGCCTACACTTGGGAGTGGGCCCGAGACCCCGACTTTAGCCAGGTGATCGCCACCACCCGGCAGATTGCCCTCACCCAGCCCGGCACCTATCGACTGACGGCCATCGACAGCTGCGGCAACTATTACCGCGACTCAGTTGTCATCACCCAGCAGGCAGATCCCAGCACCCTGAGCCTCAACCTGCCGCCCCTATACGACCGCTGCCTGCAGGCCAGTAGCCCCCTACAGCTGCCCGCCGACCTCGGCCTGGCCTACCGCTGGACCAGCGAAGACGGCAGCCTGCTGAGCGAGGAACCTGTGTTTCTACCCCCGAGCGGCCAGGGCGGCACCCTCACCCTCCAGATAAGCGACCGATGCGGCCGCAGCGCCACCGCCAAGGTAGAAGTCATCGACCCCGAGGCCTCGGCCGTACATCGCTGGGGCACCGCCTTCAGCCCCAATGCCGACGGCCTGCACGACACCTACCCGCCCGCCAGCTACCTGGACGGTGCCTACCGCCTGCAGGTCTTCAACCGCTGGGGCCAGCTGGTGTACACGGGCAGCCAGCCCTGGCGTGGCACGGACGGCAATACCGATGCCCCCGAGGGCAGCTACGTGGTGCACATCCAGGTGCCCGACTGCCAGGGTGGCACGCGCGAGCTGATCCGTACGGTAACGGTGATCCGGTAG
- a CDS encoding DM13 domain-containing protein, with the protein MKKMKNGLIPACLLLVALLLGGCEKEGELTRNPPGRNVTVSTEAQLSKTGQLEGRNGYRASGTAELLLDEGVYKLRFTNLNVSNGPDLRVYLSRGTSPQDIINVGRFSNGQTELAYTVPEGRDPSTYPFVLVYCQAFSVTFAVAPLN; encoded by the coding sequence ATGAAGAAGATGAAAAACGGACTGATACCAGCCTGCCTGCTCCTGGTGGCACTGCTGCTGGGTGGATGTGAAAAAGAGGGTGAGCTAACCCGTAACCCGCCAGGAAGAAATGTAACCGTAAGCACCGAGGCACAGCTGAGCAAAACAGGACAACTGGAGGGACGCAACGGCTACAGGGCCAGTGGCACTGCCGAGCTGCTGCTGGATGAAGGGGTATACAAGCTTCGGTTTACCAACCTGAACGTATCCAACGGGCCCGACCTGCGGGTGTATCTGTCTCGTGGCACCAGCCCGCAGGATATTATCAATGTAGGCAGGTTTTCCAATGGGCAGACCGAGCTGGCCTACACCGTGCCCGAAGGAAGAGACCCTAGCACCTACCCCTTCGTATTGGTCTACTGCCAGGCCTTCAGTGTCACATTTGCTGTAGCCCCGCTTAATTAA
- a CDS encoding AMP-binding protein, translating into MERIWQAQYPKGVARDIDPNRYASVVDFFLKSCEKFADRPAFTHMGRTLSYRQLEQESRKFAAYLQQHTSLKPGDRIALQMPNLLQYPVIMFGAMRAGLILVNTNPLYTEREMQHQFADAGVKAIVILDFFAHKLEEILPHTEIKHVILTQVGDYQPNPKRQIIQFVLKKIKKMIPDYQLPDAVWYRSTLKLGAKARLSDHVWQRDDVAILQYTGGTTGVAKGAMLTHRNLVANTLQNCAWMAPLLKEGAETIMTPLPLYHVFSLVVNCMTFIHYGGLNVLITNPRDLKAFTREMKKHPFTVLTGVNTLFNGLLNYAPFRQLDLKALKVVVAGGMALQRPIAERWKELTGVQIHEGFGLTECSPVTHCNPLVGENRIGTIGLAFPSTDIKLVDEAGNEVAPGERGELCIMGPQVMKGYWNRPDETALVLKDGWLRTGDVATMDPDGYFRIVDRIKDMILVSGFNVYPNEVEEALAGHPDILECGVIGVPDPESTETVKAYVVKKPGSTLTEEAVKAYAKEVLAGYKCPKYVEFRTELPKTNIGKILRRHLKEA; encoded by the coding sequence ATGGAACGCATCTGGCAAGCACAATACCCGAAAGGCGTAGCACGAGACATAGACCCCAACCGGTACGCCTCGGTGGTGGATTTTTTCCTGAAAAGCTGCGAGAAGTTTGCCGACCGGCCTGCCTTTACCCACATGGGCCGTACCCTTAGCTACCGCCAGCTGGAGCAGGAGAGCCGCAAGTTTGCCGCCTACCTGCAGCAGCACACCAGCCTGAAGCCGGGCGACCGAATAGCCCTGCAGATGCCCAACCTGCTGCAATATCCTGTCATTATGTTTGGTGCCATGCGGGCCGGGCTTATCCTGGTAAATACCAACCCCCTGTATACCGAGCGCGAAATGCAGCACCAGTTTGCCGATGCCGGGGTAAAGGCAATCGTCATCCTGGACTTCTTTGCCCACAAGCTGGAAGAAATTCTGCCCCATACCGAGATCAAGCACGTCATCCTGACCCAGGTAGGCGATTATCAGCCCAACCCAAAGCGGCAGATCATTCAGTTTGTGCTGAAAAAGATCAAGAAAATGATCCCCGACTACCAGCTGCCCGATGCGGTGTGGTATAGAAGCACCCTAAAGCTGGGAGCCAAGGCCAGGCTGAGCGACCATGTGTGGCAGCGGGATGACGTAGCCATCCTGCAGTACACGGGGGGCACCACTGGCGTAGCCAAGGGGGCCATGCTCACCCACCGAAACCTGGTGGCCAACACCCTGCAAAACTGCGCCTGGATGGCCCCCCTGCTAAAGGAGGGTGCCGAAACAATCATGACCCCCCTACCCCTATACCACGTGTTTTCGCTGGTGGTAAACTGCATGACCTTTATCCACTACGGCGGGCTGAATGTGCTGATAACCAACCCGCGTGACCTGAAGGCCTTTACCCGGGAGATGAAGAAACACCCCTTTACGGTGCTGACGGGGGTAAACACCCTGTTTAACGGTCTGCTGAATTACGCGCCATTCCGCCAGCTAGACCTGAAAGCCCTGAAAGTGGTGGTAGCAGGCGGCATGGCCCTACAGCGGCCCATAGCGGAGCGCTGGAAGGAACTAACCGGCGTGCAGATCCACGAGGGCTTCGGCCTAACCGAATGTAGCCCAGTTACACACTGCAATCCCCTGGTGGGCGAAAACCGCATAGGCACCATCGGCCTGGCTTTTCCCAGCACAGACATTAAGCTGGTAGACGAGGCAGGCAATGAGGTGGCGCCGGGCGAGCGGGGCGAACTATGCATCATGGGGCCGCAGGTAATGAAGGGCTACTGGAACCGCCCCGATGAAACCGCCCTCGTGCTGAAGGACGGATGGCTGCGCACCGGCGATGTAGCCACCATGGACCCCGACGGCTATTTCCGTATTGTAGACCGGATCAAGGATATGATCCTGGTAAGCGGCTTCAATGTATACCCCAATGAGGTGGAAGAAGCCCTGGCAGGACACCCGGATATCCTGGAGTGCGGCGTGATAGGCGTACCCGACCCCGAGAGTACCGAGACCGTAAAGGCCTATGTAGTGAAAAAGCCGGGCAGCACACTAACCGAGGAAGCGGTAAAAGCCTATGCCAAAGAGGTGCTGGCTGGCTATAAGTGCCCGAAGTATGTAGAGTTTCGCACGGAGCTACCCAAAACCAACATTGGCAAGATACTCCGCAGGCACCTTAAGGAAGCGTAA
- the uvrB gene encoding excinuclease ABC subunit UvrB, translating to MPNFELYSNYQPAGDQPEAIRQLLEGLAQHEAHQVLLGVTGSGKTFTMANVIAQWNKPTLVLCHNKTLAAQLYSEFRQFFPNNRVEFFISYYDYYQPEAYIPSSDTYIEKDMSINEEIEKLRLRATTALLEGRNDTLIVASVSCIYGIGNPSDYKENVFRIEQGAAMSRNALLHRLVSVLYSRSETEFRQGRFRVRGDTVEVFPAYSDTAIRVIFFGDEIETLQQFDPTTGKTIADLPEYTMYPASLFATRPEILNQAIRRIQDELVEQVGYFERGSQYQEAKRLKERTEHDLEMLRELGFTRGIENYSRHITGRAQGERPFCLIDYFPDDYLLVIDESHVTVGQVRGMYGGDRSRKLVLVENGFRLPSALDNRPLKFDEFEGLMNQVVYVSATPGDYELERTGGAVVEQIVRPTGLLDPPVEVRPLINQVDDLLEEIDRTVKKGERVLVTTLTKKMSEELSRYLIDLGIKARYIHSDIDALERVEILRDLRLGKFDVLIGINLLREGLDLPEVSLVAILDADKEGFLRSERSFIQIAGRAARNARGRVILYAEKITGSMQMLIDETERRREKQMAYNTAHGITPTTVSKSTQEIQEQMAVGARTFGYRMEETELAQVADPIVAYMSADQLRRSIADTRKQMEQAARQMDFLSAAKYRDELFALEKLMQEREK from the coding sequence ATGCCCAACTTTGAGCTGTATAGTAACTACCAGCCCGCCGGAGACCAGCCCGAAGCCATACGCCAGCTGCTGGAGGGCCTGGCCCAGCATGAGGCACACCAGGTGCTGCTGGGGGTTACCGGCAGTGGGAAGACCTTTACCATGGCCAACGTAATAGCCCAGTGGAACAAACCCACCCTGGTGCTGTGCCACAACAAAACCCTGGCCGCACAGCTATACAGTGAGTTTCGCCAGTTTTTCCCGAACAACCGGGTAGAGTTCTTCATCTCCTACTACGACTATTACCAGCCCGAGGCCTATATCCCCAGTAGCGATACGTATATCGAAAAGGATATGAGCATCAACGAGGAGATAGAAAAACTGCGACTACGTGCCACCACCGCCCTACTGGAGGGCCGGAACGACACGCTCATCGTAGCCTCTGTCAGCTGCATCTACGGCATCGGCAATCCCAGCGACTACAAAGAGAATGTATTCCGGATAGAGCAGGGTGCTGCAATGAGCCGAAACGCCCTGCTGCACAGGCTAGTAAGCGTGCTGTACAGCCGCAGCGAAACCGAGTTTCGCCAGGGGCGTTTCCGGGTGCGGGGCGATACGGTAGAGGTCTTTCCGGCCTACTCAGACACCGCCATTCGGGTCATCTTCTTCGGAGACGAAATCGAAACCCTACAGCAGTTTGACCCCACTACCGGAAAGACGATAGCCGACCTACCGGAGTACACCATGTACCCAGCCAGCCTGTTTGCCACCCGGCCCGAGATACTAAACCAGGCCATACGCCGCATACAGGATGAGCTGGTGGAGCAGGTGGGATATTTTGAGCGGGGAAGCCAGTACCAGGAGGCCAAACGCCTGAAAGAGCGCACCGAGCATGACCTGGAGATGCTGCGCGAACTGGGCTTTACCCGGGGTATAGAAAACTATAGCCGCCACATAACCGGCCGGGCGCAGGGCGAGCGGCCATTCTGCCTGATCGACTACTTTCCGGACGACTACCTACTGGTGATAGACGAGAGCCATGTAACCGTAGGCCAGGTGCGCGGCATGTACGGCGGAGACCGAAGCCGTAAGCTGGTGCTGGTAGAGAACGGCTTCCGCCTGCCCAGCGCACTGGATAACCGCCCCCTGAAGTTCGATGAATTTGAAGGGCTGATGAACCAGGTGGTATACGTGAGTGCCACCCCGGGCGACTACGAGCTGGAAAGAACTGGCGGCGCGGTAGTAGAGCAGATTGTGCGGCCCACGGGCCTGCTGGATCCACCGGTAGAAGTACGCCCCCTTATTAACCAGGTGGATGACCTGCTGGAGGAGATAGACCGAACCGTGAAAAAGGGCGAGCGCGTGCTGGTAACCACCCTAACCAAAAAAATGAGCGAGGAGCTGAGCCGCTACCTCATCGACCTCGGCATCAAGGCCCGCTACATACACAGCGACATTGATGCCCTGGAGCGAGTAGAGATCCTGCGAGACCTGCGGCTAGGCAAGTTTGACGTGCTAATCGGAATAAACCTGCTGCGCGAGGGGCTAGACCTGCCAGAGGTGAGCCTGGTAGCCATACTGGATGCCGATAAGGAGGGCTTCCTCCGCTCCGAGCGTAGCTTCATCCAGATAGCTGGCAGGGCCGCCCGAAATGCCAGGGGACGCGTTATCCTGTATGCCGAGAAGATAACCGGCAGCATGCAGATGCTGATAGACGAAACCGAACGCAGGCGAGAAAAGCAGATGGCCTACAACACTGCCCACGGTATAACCCCCACCACCGTGAGCAAGAGCACCCAAGAGATACAAGAGCAGATGGCCGTAGGGGCGCGCACCTTTGGCTACAGGATGGAAGAGACTGAGCTGGCCCAGGTGGCAGACCCTATAGTGGCCTACATGAGTGCCGACCAGCTGCGCCGCAGCATAGCCGACACGCGCAAGCAGATGGAGCAAGCAGCCCGGCAAATGGACTTTCTGAGCGCCGCCAAGTACCGCGACGAGCTATTTGCCCTGGAAAAGCTGATGCAGGAGCGGGAAAAGTAG
- a CDS encoding ribonuclease Z: MALPIHFLGTNGWYSDHKGNTLSTLIQLPQADVILDAGNGLYRAARLLRPGLPCYLFLSHFHLDHTSGLHYLMLLRPVELHICGFVGFRSYFDALVQAPYTIPWQQLPYPVHFHELADGTHGFPWGRVQALPLVHAVRCYGYRLEAEGYALAYCTDTSLCEAGVALARQADMLIAECSLKPGVPDGGWGHMNPTDAATMAMRANARLLMLTHFAAHDYPELADRQAALADAQKTFSATRIAREDVPWMLE, translated from the coding sequence ATGGCGCTCCCTATTCATTTTCTGGGCACAAATGGCTGGTATTCGGACCATAAGGGCAATACCCTGAGTACCCTTATCCAGCTGCCGCAGGCGGACGTCATCCTGGATGCAGGCAATGGCCTCTACCGCGCGGCCAGGCTACTCCGCCCCGGGCTGCCCTGCTACCTGTTTCTCAGCCATTTTCACCTGGACCACACCAGTGGGCTACACTACCTGATGCTGCTACGCCCGGTGGAGCTACACATTTGCGGTTTTGTAGGTTTTCGGTCCTACTTTGATGCCCTGGTGCAGGCCCCCTACACCATCCCCTGGCAGCAGCTGCCCTATCCGGTGCACTTCCACGAGCTGGCCGATGGCACCCACGGCTTCCCTTGGGGGCGTGTGCAGGCCCTGCCCCTGGTGCACGCCGTGCGCTGCTATGGCTACCGCCTGGAGGCTGAGGGGTATGCACTGGCCTACTGCACCGATACCAGCCTGTGCGAGGCGGGCGTAGCCCTGGCCCGGCAGGCAGACATGCTGATAGCTGAGTGCAGCCTGAAGCCCGGGGTGCCCGACGGGGGCTGGGGACACATGAACCCCACCGATGCCGCCACCATGGCCATGCGGGCCAATGCCAGGCTGCTGATGCTAACACACTTTGCCGCCCACGACTACCCCGAGCTGGCCGACCGGCAGGCCGCGCTGGCCGACGCACAGAAAACTTTCTCCGCCACGCGAATAGCCCGCGAGGATGTGCCCTGGATGCTGGAATAA
- a CDS encoding FKBP-type peptidyl-prolyl cis-trans isomerase gives MKHLLVYLLVLAILPACAQDGTQSTSASMNKDTATPPWPVDEAKIKTTDSGLRYYIYEKGSGPLAQVGDRVTAQYHGLLKDGTKFDSSFDRGQPFTFQVGMGQVIKGWDEGFQLLPVGTKAVLLIPAELGYGAQGAGGVIPPNAELIFHVQVEDVKPGPKPIDFKGYTLKEGKLQTTKSGLKYQMVEEGKGAQAVAGKTVEVHYHGTLEDGTVFDSSFKRGEPIQFPLGQGRVIPGWEEGIALLKEGGKAILIIPANLAYGERGAGGVIPPNATLRFDVELVSVR, from the coding sequence ATGAAACACCTGCTTGTATACCTGCTTGTATTAGCCATCCTGCCAGCCTGCGCACAGGACGGCACACAATCCACCTCTGCCAGCATGAATAAAGACACCGCCACCCCCCCATGGCCCGTAGACGAGGCCAAGATCAAGACCACCGACTCTGGCCTGCGCTACTATATCTACGAGAAAGGCAGCGGCCCCCTGGCACAGGTAGGAGACCGGGTAACGGCCCAGTACCACGGCCTGCTGAAGGACGGAACCAAGTTTGACAGCAGCTTCGACCGCGGACAGCCTTTTACCTTCCAGGTAGGTATGGGCCAGGTTATCAAGGGCTGGGATGAGGGCTTTCAGCTGCTGCCCGTGGGCACAAAGGCTGTGCTATTAATCCCTGCCGAACTGGGCTATGGTGCCCAGGGCGCCGGTGGCGTTATTCCCCCCAATGCCGAGCTGATCTTCCACGTACAGGTGGAAGACGTAAAGCCGGGCCCCAAGCCCATCGACTTCAAGGGCTATACCCTGAAAGAAGGCAAGCTACAAACCACCAAAAGTGGCCTGAAATACCAGATGGTAGAAGAAGGAAAGGGCGCACAGGCTGTGGCCGGAAAAACGGTAGAGGTGCACTACCACGGCACCCTGGAGGATGGTACCGTGTTCGACAGCAGCTTCAAGCGCGGCGAGCCCATCCAGTTTCCCCTGGGCCAGGGGCGCGTTATCCCAGGCTGGGAGGAAGGCATTGCCCTGCTCAAAGAGGGCGGCAAGGCCATCCTCATTATCCCGGCAAACCTGGCCTATGGCGAGCGCGGGGCCGGTGGGGTAATTCCCCCCAACGCTACCCTCCGCTTCGATGTGGAGCTGGTATCCGTTCGATAG